The DNA region attttaccgtCGGATTAATTTAATtgtatcaaaattaatttttctgaaaaatccaGTTCAAAATAGTTtctattttgagatatttttttaaagcagggAATTTTCGTTATACAACAATTTATAAATGCATAAATATCCAAAATGAACAGTTTATATAGGTTTAAACTTCACAACACTTACAATATTACTcctaaaatgaattaaaaaaaaaatgatttttatttaacaatcatatttttcaaaaacaaaaaaatatgcaaattttatttgaagtttttgttttcTCAGCTCTGGTCAAGGCTGCTCattataatttcttttttttaaataaagatgaaGAACTTATTATCAGATCATATACAGTCAAttgttttttatgtatttgtcGTGATCTAAGATCAAAGAAAATTGCACCTATTGCGaagctcaaaatttatttatttttctaaaggTGAGACATCACAATCGGCTTAAGAAACTCTGTTGTATAAGTTATCTAATTTCACGAGTGAGGGGTGAAGTTTGGATGGCTGATTGTTACAGCTAATGGTTTCAAAGTGATACAACGTatctaataaaaattaaaatgcaactGCACACATGTACTCGACACGGTCATCGACGACAGCGTAGAGCCCATTTACTGTCTTAAAAAGTGACCTTGCTGTGTAAAGCAACTAAATGTGGTAGGGTATCGGGATCTAATGTCGTCACTCAGTCAAAACTCTCTACAAGATACGCAAGAAAAAGCACAACTTTTAGCTGACCTCTGAGAGACACCAGGCGTTATGCTACGCATCACTGAGCTAATGGTCATTTTTTGGAGCTCTAGTTAGTTGGATCTTTTTTATCATTGTGCAATCCTTACTTCTTTGCTGGTTAATAAAACCCCGCTTATCTCGTGGACTATTCGTTAGTTTCGGTAGATCTTTCGTGAACGGAACATATCACTCTCCCCGCAAAGATGGTTGTTGAATCGGTGGAAAAGTGCCCAGCGAGCTTCGAGCCGTACCAGTGCACCCTGTCCGATGATCTGCAGAAGCTGGCCAAGGAGCAGCTGGGCGAGGACGAAGCGATCCGGGAGCACTCGCTCGGACAGCTTCGCGACTGGATCGCCAAGCATCCGTACATCCGTAAGTGCCGTACGGATGCCCGATTCTTGCTGCGATTCCTGCGCCACCGAAAGTATTCCGTTCCGAAGGCCCAAGAATCGATTGAACGGTATCTGGTGGTGAGACAGCGACTTCCGGAGTGGTACCAGAAGCTGGATCCCCGTGATGCGACCCTGAAGCAGATGCTCGATGAGCTGGTATTGTCCGTTCTAGGGCATGACGAAAACGGTCGGCTGGTCCTTCTGGCCCGAATGGGTCGATTCAACACGGATAACCTTATTCCGATGCACCTGTTCCGGTTCTTAACCATGCTCTCGGAGTACCTGCTCGACAACGACGAATCTCTTCAAGTGGCGGGACTCCGCATCTGGATCGATCACTCCAACACGCCGCTCAAATACTTTGGCCTGTGGGGTATCAACGATCTTAAGGTGTCGATGGAATCGATCTCGAAGCTGATGCCGTTCCGTCTTTACGAAGTACGCTTTGCCGAGCTGGCATCGACTGCGACTTCGCTGATCAACATGGCCATGTCCATGGGCGGTCCGAAGCTGAAGGAAAGAGTAACGGTAAGTTCTAGTTtcctcgcaaaaaaaaagtccccCAACTCAACAACTTTCAATCTCTTTCCACAAACAATCACAATACAGTTCTACTCGACCGTGGAGGAGTCCAAGCCACACTTTGAGGAGAAGCTGTGGATCAAGGAGTACG from Culex quinquefasciatus strain JHB chromosome 3, VPISU_Cqui_1.0_pri_paternal, whole genome shotgun sequence includes:
- the LOC6047327 gene encoding uncharacterized protein LOC6047327; this encodes MVVESVEKCPASFEPYQCTLSDDLQKLAKEQLGEDEAIREHSLGQLRDWIAKHPYIRKCRTDARFLLRFLRHRKYSVPKAQESIERYLVVRQRLPEWYQKLDPRDATLKQMLDELVLSVLGHDENGRLVLLARMGRFNTDNLIPMHLFRFLTMLSEYLLDNDESLQVAGLRIWIDHSNTPLKYFGLWGINDLKVSMESISKLMPFRLYEVRFAELASTATSLINMAMSMGGPKLKERVTFYSTVEESKPHFEEKLWIKEYGGSLDAAELNRKLGEQLEKARDELLALDEMEIDVEHYSALWKLDLNSGEIDGGIAGNFRKLEVD